A single window of Bradyrhizobium daqingense DNA harbors:
- a CDS encoding HAD family hydrolase: MDHGRSTPDLIIFDCDGVLVDSELLSCRCLSEVLAEFGFALSEAQALELFLGRSTKAVEQHYRDLGQIVPDGFLPRLKWRVLEAFADSLEPIPGVGAVVSELTVPFCLASSSDLDRVSLSLDVTGLRAHFGDRLYTAQMVEHGKPAPDLFLHAAVQMGASPARTLVIEDSVSGVQAGKAAGMTVWGFVGGGHYGGRDGQAILSAAGADRVFGRMSDFWKGM; the protein is encoded by the coding sequence ATGGATCACGGCCGTTCAACGCCCGACCTCATCATCTTCGACTGCGACGGCGTGCTGGTCGACAGCGAGCTGTTGAGCTGCCGCTGCCTGTCCGAAGTGCTGGCCGAATTCGGCTTCGCGCTCAGCGAGGCGCAGGCGCTCGAGCTGTTTCTTGGGCGCAGCACCAAGGCAGTCGAGCAGCATTATCGCGATCTCGGGCAGATCGTGCCCGATGGCTTCCTGCCGCGCTTGAAATGGCGCGTGCTGGAGGCGTTTGCCGACTCGCTCGAACCGATCCCTGGAGTGGGGGCCGTGGTGTCGGAATTGACGGTTCCGTTCTGCTTGGCCTCGTCCAGTGATCTCGATCGAGTCTCGCTCTCCCTCGACGTCACTGGCTTGCGTGCGCATTTCGGCGACCGGCTCTACACGGCCCAAATGGTTGAGCACGGCAAGCCCGCGCCCGATCTCTTCCTTCATGCAGCCGTGCAGATGGGCGCCTCGCCGGCGCGCACGCTGGTGATCGAGGACAGCGTCAGCGGCGTGCAGGCGGGGAAGGCGGCCGGCATGACCGTCTGGGGATTTGTCGGTGGAGGCCATTACGGCGGCCGGGACGGGCAGGCTATATTGTCCGCTGCAGGAGCCGATCGGGTGTTCGGACGCATGAGCGATTTCTGGAAGGGGATGTAA
- a CDS encoding sugar-binding transcriptional regulator, producing the protein MAAENEKSRLDDAARAGWLYFIAGHTQDEIARMLQVSRASAQRLVSLCLAERLITFRLEHPIAACMELAARLKERFDLVHCEVVPADPAAPQATAGIAERCANLLDSTLRSETPVIVALGTGRAVRAAVERVTPIDRPNHQIVSLVGNISADGSASFYDTVGRLADRTGARHYPMPLPFLMSSEDERNKMVRIEPIAKVKAVAAKADLRLVGIGQMDQKAQVHVDGFVTRDELFEMMRLGAIGEITGWAYDSEGRLLKAGTNKRLTSIPPEVPAKTITIGAAVGAAKVAAIAAALRGGLINGLITDETTARAILER; encoded by the coding sequence ATGGCCGCCGAGAACGAGAAATCAAGGCTCGACGACGCCGCACGTGCGGGTTGGCTTTATTTCATTGCCGGCCATACCCAGGACGAGATTGCAAGGATGCTTCAGGTCTCGCGCGCCTCGGCGCAGCGGCTGGTGTCGCTCTGCCTCGCCGAGCGGCTGATCACGTTTCGGCTCGAGCATCCCATCGCGGCCTGCATGGAGCTGGCCGCACGCCTGAAGGAGCGCTTCGATCTCGTCCATTGCGAGGTGGTGCCGGCCGACCCTGCGGCCCCGCAGGCCACCGCAGGCATTGCCGAACGATGCGCCAATTTGCTCGATTCCACGCTGCGCTCGGAGACGCCCGTCATCGTCGCGCTCGGCACGGGCCGCGCGGTGCGCGCCGCGGTCGAGCGCGTCACCCCGATCGACCGGCCCAATCACCAGATCGTCTCGCTGGTCGGCAACATCTCCGCCGACGGTTCTGCGAGCTTCTACGACACCGTCGGCCGGCTCGCCGATCGCACCGGCGCCCGGCATTATCCGATGCCGCTGCCGTTCCTGATGTCGTCGGAGGACGAGCGCAACAAGATGGTCCGCATCGAGCCGATCGCCAAGGTGAAGGCGGTCGCGGCCAAGGCGGACTTGCGTCTCGTCGGCATCGGCCAGATGGACCAGAAGGCGCAGGTCCATGTCGACGGCTTCGTCACCCGGGACGAATTGTTCGAGATGATGCGACTGGGCGCAATCGGCGAGATCACCGGCTGGGCCTATGATTCCGAGGGCCGCCTGCTCAAGGCCGGTACCAACAAGCGCCTGACCAGCATCCCGCCGGAAGTCCCGGCCAAGACGATCACGATCGGCGCTGCGGTCGGGGCTGCGAAGGTTGCCGCAATCGCGGCGGCGCTGCGCGGGGGCCTAATCAATGGCCTGATCACCGACGAGACGACGGCGCGGGCGATTTTGGAGCGATAG
- a CDS encoding ABC transporter substrate-binding protein — protein MKHVLGAVCGASALLLAIPATAETTLTIATVNNGDMIRMQGLTSEFTKKNPDITVKWVTLEENVLRQRVTTDIATKGGQFDVLTIGTYEVPIWAKKGWLVPLANLGADYDVADLLPKIKDAVSTDGKLYAAPFYGESSMVMYRTDLFEKAGLKMPEKPAWDFVIDAAKKLTDKSAGTYGICLRGKAGWGENMAFLSAMANSYGARWFDEKWQPQFNTPEWKATLTTYVNLMKDAGPPGASSNGFNENLALFNAGKCAMWIDATVAASFVTNPKESKVADKVGFALAPNTGLGKNANWLWAWNLAIPAGSKKTEAAEKFIAWATSKDYTKLVASKEGWANVPPGTRTSLYNNEDYLKVAPFAKLTLASIDAADPNKPTVKPVPYVGVQYAAIPEFQGIGTQVGQQFSAALAGSMTVDAALTAAQSATEREMKRAGYIK, from the coding sequence GTGAAGCACGTCCTCGGCGCCGTCTGTGGCGCGTCCGCACTTTTGCTGGCCATCCCCGCGACGGCCGAAACGACCCTGACCATCGCCACCGTCAACAATGGCGACATGATCCGCATGCAGGGGCTCACGAGCGAATTCACCAAGAAGAATCCCGACATCACCGTGAAGTGGGTGACGCTGGAGGAGAACGTGCTGCGCCAGCGCGTCACCACCGATATCGCCACCAAGGGCGGCCAGTTCGACGTACTCACCATCGGCACCTACGAGGTGCCGATCTGGGCCAAGAAGGGCTGGCTGGTGCCGCTTGCCAATCTCGGCGCCGATTACGATGTCGCCGACCTCCTGCCGAAGATCAAGGATGCGGTCTCCACCGACGGCAAGCTCTACGCGGCGCCCTTCTACGGCGAAAGTTCGATGGTGATGTACCGCACCGATCTGTTCGAGAAGGCCGGCCTCAAGATGCCGGAAAAGCCGGCCTGGGACTTCGTGATCGACGCGGCCAAGAAGCTCACCGACAAGAGCGCCGGCACCTACGGCATTTGCCTGCGCGGCAAGGCGGGCTGGGGCGAGAACATGGCGTTCCTGTCGGCCATGGCCAATTCCTACGGTGCGCGCTGGTTCGACGAGAAGTGGCAGCCGCAGTTCAACACGCCGGAATGGAAGGCGACGCTGACGACCTACGTCAATCTCATGAAGGACGCCGGTCCTCCCGGCGCGAGTTCCAACGGCTTCAACGAGAATCTGGCGCTGTTCAATGCCGGCAAATGCGCGATGTGGATCGATGCCACGGTCGCAGCGTCCTTCGTCACCAACCCGAAGGAGTCGAAGGTGGCCGACAAGGTCGGCTTCGCGCTCGCGCCCAACACGGGGCTCGGCAAGAACGCCAACTGGCTGTGGGCCTGGAATCTCGCGATTCCCGCCGGCTCGAAGAAGACCGAGGCGGCCGAGAAGTTCATCGCCTGGGCGACGAGCAAGGACTACACCAAGCTCGTGGCGTCGAAGGAGGGCTGGGCCAACGTGCCGCCGGGCACGCGGACCTCGCTCTACAACAATGAGGACTATCTGAAGGTCGCTCCCTTTGCGAAGCTGACGCTGGCCTCGATCGATGCCGCCGATCCGAACAAGCCCACGGTGAAACCGGTGCCTTATGTCGGCGTGCAATACGCCGCCATTCCCGAATTCCAGGGCATCGGCACCCAGGTGGGCCAGCAATTCTCGGCTGCGCTCGCGGGATCGATGACGGTCGATGCCGCCCTCACGGCCGCGCAATCGGCGACCGAGCGCGAGATGAAGCGCGCTGGCTACATCAAGTGA
- a CDS encoding carbohydrate ABC transporter permease, with amino-acid sequence MATRQTQILARSLLTPAVGLLFIWMIVPLALTIYFSTLHYSLLDPGSESFVGLENFRYFLTDPAFLASLQNTLVLVGSVLALTILLGIPLALLMDQPVIGRNFVRLMVIAPFFVMPTVSALVWKNLLMHPVSGLFAWLASLFGLTPIDWFNDVPLLAVILIVTWQWLPFATLILLTALQSLDEEQKEAAEMDGASAVSTFIYITLPHLARPITVVILIETIFLLTVFAEIFVTTGGGPGLQTTNIAFLIYAQALIQFDVGSASAGGLVAVVIANIVAFFLVRIVGRNLEA; translated from the coding sequence ATGGCAACCCGGCAGACGCAGATTCTTGCGCGCTCACTCCTGACGCCGGCTGTCGGGCTGCTCTTCATCTGGATGATCGTCCCGCTCGCGCTGACGATCTATTTCTCGACCCTGCATTACAGCCTGCTCGATCCCGGCTCGGAATCCTTCGTCGGCCTGGAGAACTTCCGCTACTTCCTCACCGATCCCGCCTTCCTCGCTTCGCTTCAGAACACCTTGGTGCTGGTCGGCTCGGTCTTGGCGCTCACTATCCTGCTCGGCATTCCCTTGGCGCTTCTGATGGACCAGCCCGTGATCGGACGCAATTTCGTGCGGCTGATGGTGATCGCGCCATTCTTCGTGATGCCGACGGTGAGCGCGCTGGTCTGGAAGAACCTGCTGATGCATCCGGTCTCCGGCCTGTTCGCCTGGCTTGCCTCGCTGTTCGGCCTGACGCCGATCGATTGGTTCAACGACGTGCCGCTGCTCGCGGTCATCCTGATCGTGACCTGGCAATGGCTGCCGTTCGCAACCTTGATCCTGCTCACAGCGCTGCAATCGCTCGACGAGGAACAGAAGGAAGCTGCCGAGATGGATGGCGCCAGCGCGGTTTCGACCTTTATCTACATCACGCTCCCGCACCTTGCGCGCCCCATCACCGTGGTGATCCTGATCGAGACCATCTTCCTGCTCACGGTGTTCGCGGAGATCTTCGTCACCACCGGCGGAGGACCGGGCCTGCAGACCACCAACATCGCCTTCCTGATCTATGCGCAGGCACTGATCCAGTTCGACGTCGGCAGCGCCTCCGCAGGCGGCCTCGTTGCTGTGGTGATCGCCAATATCGTTGCCTTCTTCCTGGTCCGCATCGTCGGCCGCAATTTGGAGGCCTGA
- a CDS encoding carbohydrate ABC transporter permease → MARMATTQRVVVSTIGAWFFGFLIFFPILWMVLASFKTELEAFAIPPSFLFFHWTTENYATVQERSDYLHHAMNSIIIAGGSTLIALLIAIPAAWSMAFSPTKRTKDILLWMLSTKMMPPVGVLVPIYLIYKSFGLLDSRIGLVFILCLGNLPIVIWMLFTYFKEIPRDILEAARMDGATIGRELVYVLTPMAIPGLASTLLLNLILAWNEAFWTLNLSTSNAAPLTTFIASYSSPEGLFWAKLSAASTMAIAPILVLGWFSQKQLVRGLTFGAVK, encoded by the coding sequence ATGGCACGGATGGCGACGACGCAGCGGGTGGTGGTCTCGACGATCGGGGCTTGGTTCTTCGGCTTCCTGATCTTCTTCCCGATCCTCTGGATGGTGCTGGCGAGCTTCAAGACCGAGCTCGAGGCATTCGCGATACCGCCATCTTTCCTGTTCTTCCACTGGACCACGGAGAACTATGCGACGGTGCAGGAGCGCAGCGACTATCTGCACCACGCGATGAACTCGATCATCATCGCCGGCGGCTCGACGCTGATTGCGCTCTTGATCGCCATTCCCGCGGCCTGGTCGATGGCGTTCTCGCCGACCAAGCGCACCAAGGACATCCTGCTCTGGATGCTCTCGACCAAGATGATGCCGCCGGTAGGCGTGCTGGTGCCGATCTATCTGATCTACAAGTCTTTCGGCCTGCTCGATTCCCGCATCGGCCTCGTCTTCATCCTGTGCCTCGGGAATTTGCCGATCGTGATCTGGATGCTCTTCACTTACTTCAAGGAAATCCCGCGCGACATCCTGGAGGCCGCGCGCATGGACGGCGCCACCATCGGTCGCGAACTCGTCTATGTCCTGACGCCGATGGCGATCCCAGGACTTGCGTCCACGCTGCTGCTCAATCTGATCCTGGCTTGGAACGAGGCGTTCTGGACGCTCAACCTGTCGACCTCGAACGCCGCGCCGCTCACAACGTTCATCGCGTCCTATTCGAGCCCGGAGGGGCTGTTCTGGGCCAAGCTGTCGGCGGCTTCGACGATGGCGATCGCGCCCATTCTCGTCCTCGGTTGGTTCAGCCAGAAGCAGCTCGTGCGCGGGCTCACCTTTGGCGCAGTGAAGTAG
- a CDS encoding ABC transporter ATP-binding protein, which yields MGQITLQGVQKSFGPVHIIKGADLDIADGSFVVFVGPSGCGKTTLLRLIAGLEDVSGGNILIDGKNVVDTPPAKRGLSMVFQSYALYPHMSVRGNIGFGLKMAGLAKDEINRKVEAAAAALNLTPYLDRKPRELSGGQRQRVAIGRAIVREPKAFLFDEPLSNLDAALRVQMRIEVTRLQKQLGTTAIYVTHDQVEAMTMADKIVVLNGGKIEQYGSPLELYERPANLFVAGFIGSPKMNFVTGEPALQKGAATIGVRPEHLKIERDGGGGWQGTIAVAEHLGSDTFLYVDAGALGMLTARYIGELSLHAGDRVSLAPDPARIHRFDESGNALRG from the coding sequence ATGGGTCAGATCACACTTCAGGGCGTACAGAAATCCTTCGGTCCCGTGCACATCATCAAGGGCGCCGACCTCGACATCGCCGACGGCTCCTTCGTGGTGTTCGTCGGACCCTCCGGCTGCGGCAAGACCACGCTGCTGCGGCTAATCGCTGGGCTCGAAGACGTCTCGGGCGGCAATATCCTGATCGACGGCAAGAACGTCGTCGACACGCCGCCGGCCAAGCGCGGGCTCTCGATGGTGTTCCAGTCTTACGCGCTGTATCCACACATGAGCGTGCGCGGCAATATCGGCTTCGGCCTGAAGATGGCGGGCCTAGCCAAGGACGAGATCAACCGCAAGGTGGAAGCGGCCGCCGCGGCGCTCAACCTCACGCCCTATCTCGATCGTAAGCCGCGCGAGCTTTCCGGCGGCCAGCGCCAGCGGGTCGCGATCGGGCGCGCCATCGTGCGCGAGCCGAAGGCGTTCCTGTTCGACGAGCCGCTCTCCAACCTCGACGCGGCGCTGCGCGTGCAGATGCGCATCGAGGTGACGCGGCTGCAGAAGCAGCTCGGCACCACCGCGATCTACGTCACCCACGACCAGGTCGAGGCCATGACCATGGCCGACAAGATCGTCGTGCTCAATGGCGGCAAGATCGAGCAGTATGGCTCTCCCTTGGAACTCTACGAGAGGCCCGCCAATCTCTTCGTCGCCGGCTTCATCGGCTCACCCAAGATGAACTTCGTCACTGGCGAGCCCGCCTTGCAGAAGGGAGCCGCGACGATCGGCGTCCGTCCGGAGCATCTCAAGATCGAGCGCGACGGCGGCGGGGGCTGGCAGGGCACCATCGCGGTGGCCGAGCATCTCGGCAGCGATACCTTCCTTTACGTCGATGCCGGAGCGCTCGGCATGCTGACGGCGCGCTACATCGGCGAATTGAGCCTGCATGCCGGCGACCGCGTGTCGCTGGCACCGGACCCTGCGCGCATCCATCGCTTCGACGAAAGCGGCAACGCGCTTCGGGGCTGA
- a CDS encoding SDR family NAD(P)-dependent oxidoreductase yields MYLEKFKLDGKTAFITGGGQGIGLACAEALAEAGARVVIGDRDGKVADSAKASLKAKGYDIETAIMDVTDTRRVAEVAGELVARHGKVDILVNNAGIARSETPAETVTDEHWLNVIDVNLNGTFWCCREFGKHMLKAGSGAIVNVGSMSGFIVNKPQEQCFYNASKAGVHHLTKSLAAEWGARGIRVNAVAPTYIETPLNAFVKSNPKMYDAWIGGTPMARMGQVEEIASVVLFLSSEAASLMTGSIVLVDGGYTCW; encoded by the coding sequence ATGTATCTGGAAAAATTCAAGCTTGATGGCAAGACCGCGTTCATCACCGGCGGCGGGCAGGGCATCGGGCTCGCCTGCGCCGAGGCGCTGGCTGAGGCCGGAGCCAGGGTCGTCATCGGCGATCGTGACGGCAAGGTCGCGGACAGTGCAAAGGCCAGCCTGAAGGCCAAAGGCTACGACATCGAGACCGCGATCATGGACGTCACCGATACCAGGCGTGTGGCGGAGGTTGCGGGCGAGCTCGTCGCCCGTCACGGCAAGGTCGACATCCTCGTCAACAATGCCGGCATTGCGCGCAGCGAGACGCCGGCCGAGACCGTCACCGACGAGCATTGGCTCAACGTCATCGACGTCAATCTCAACGGCACCTTCTGGTGCTGCCGCGAGTTCGGCAAGCACATGCTGAAGGCTGGAAGCGGCGCCATCGTCAATGTCGGCTCGATGTCGGGCTTCATCGTCAACAAGCCGCAGGAGCAGTGCTTCTACAACGCCTCCAAGGCCGGCGTGCATCATCTGACCAAGTCGCTCGCGGCCGAATGGGGTGCGCGCGGCATCCGCGTCAACGCGGTGGCGCCGACCTATATCGAAACGCCGCTGAACGCTTTCGTGAAGAGCAATCCCAAGATGTACGACGCCTGGATCGGTGGAACTCCGATGGCGCGGATGGGGCAGGTCGAAGAAATCGCCTCCGTCGTGCTGTTCCTCTCGTCGGAGGCCGCGAGCCTGATGACCGGCAGCATCGTGCTGGTGGATGGCGGCTACACTTGCTGGTAG
- a CDS encoding FGGY-family carbohydrate kinase, which yields MPRAYIGVDVGTTSTRAGVFDEAGTLLAMARHPIRTWHEAGDIVEQSSQDIWEACAISVRAAMTESGIGPENVAGIGFDATCSLVVLDKAGESVTVSASGDPQRNVIVWMDHRATAEARLINETEDPVLRYVGGSISPEMEMPKLLWLKRHLRASFDAAGHFFDLADYLTWRATGSLQRSTCTVTCKWNYLAHDGSWSAPFFKRIGLSDFVSEKYARIGTEIVAPGTRLGAGLTHSAATDLGLSPATPVGASLIDAHAGGIGAIGGRDGSGGAADACDRLAYIMGTSACIMATTKQPCFVPGVWGPYYSGMVPDFWLNEGGQSAAGAAIDHLLKSHPGHAEASAAARKEGLDLIDFLERRIIARTGDASRAALLARDVHVMPEFIGNRSPYADPDTRAVIAGLDLDTDIASMERLFVAGLCGLAYGLAEVIEAFAAHGVRSSIMIMGGGASRSPLVRQIMADTTGLTVALPQTKEPVLLGAAMLGAVAGGAYASIGETMAKMSALGRKSEPTAPDMAAFHARKREVYKLLREVDRGSRAAMRESARG from the coding sequence ATGCCGCGAGCCTATATCGGCGTCGACGTAGGGACCACGAGCACGCGGGCGGGGGTGTTCGACGAGGCCGGAACGCTGCTCGCGATGGCGCGGCATCCCATCCGGACGTGGCACGAGGCCGGCGACATCGTCGAGCAGTCCTCCCAGGACATCTGGGAGGCCTGCGCGATATCGGTACGCGCGGCGATGACGGAATCCGGCATCGGGCCGGAGAACGTCGCCGGCATCGGCTTCGATGCCACTTGCTCCCTGGTGGTGCTCGACAAGGCCGGCGAGTCGGTCACCGTCAGTGCCTCCGGCGATCCGCAGCGCAACGTCATCGTCTGGATGGACCATCGCGCCACCGCCGAGGCGCGATTGATCAACGAGACCGAGGATCCCGTGCTGCGATATGTCGGCGGCTCGATCTCGCCCGAGATGGAGATGCCGAAGTTGTTGTGGCTGAAGCGGCACCTGCGCGCCAGTTTCGACGCTGCCGGTCATTTCTTCGATTTGGCGGATTACCTGACCTGGCGCGCGACCGGCTCGCTCCAGCGCTCGACTTGCACCGTCACCTGCAAATGGAATTATCTCGCGCATGATGGCAGCTGGAGTGCGCCATTCTTCAAGCGCATCGGGCTGTCGGACTTCGTGAGCGAAAAATATGCCCGCATCGGTACCGAGATCGTCGCCCCCGGCACGCGGCTCGGCGCGGGCCTCACCCACTCGGCCGCGACCGACCTCGGCCTGTCGCCGGCCACGCCGGTCGGGGCCTCCCTGATCGACGCGCATGCCGGCGGCATCGGTGCGATCGGCGGACGCGACGGATCGGGTGGCGCGGCGGATGCCTGCGATCGCCTCGCCTACATCATGGGAACGTCGGCCTGCATCATGGCGACGACGAAGCAGCCATGCTTCGTGCCGGGCGTCTGGGGCCCTTATTATTCCGGCATGGTGCCGGACTTCTGGCTCAATGAGGGCGGCCAGTCGGCCGCGGGCGCCGCAATCGACCATCTGCTCAAATCCCATCCTGGGCATGCCGAGGCCAGCGCGGCAGCGCGCAAGGAGGGCCTCGACCTCATCGACTTCCTCGAACGCCGCATCATCGCGCGCACAGGCGATGCCAGCCGCGCCGCGCTGCTCGCCCGCGATGTCCACGTCATGCCCGAATTCATCGGTAACCGCTCGCCCTACGCTGATCCCGACACGCGCGCGGTAATCGCGGGCCTCGATCTCGACACTGATATCGCTTCAATGGAACGTCTGTTCGTCGCTGGCCTGTGCGGGCTGGCCTATGGGCTTGCCGAGGTGATCGAGGCCTTTGCCGCGCATGGCGTGCGTTCCAGCATCATGATCATGGGTGGCGGCGCCAGCCGAAGCCCGCTGGTGCGGCAGATCATGGCCGACACGACCGGCCTGACCGTCGCGCTGCCGCAAACGAAAGAGCCGGTGCTGCTGGGCGCGGCGATGCTGGGCGCGGTCGCCGGCGGCGCCTATGCCTCGATCGGCGAGACTATGGCGAAAATGTCGGCGCTGGGACGGAAGAGCGAGCCGACCGCGCCCGACATGGCCGCCTTTCACGCCCGCAAGCGCGAGGTCTACAAGCTGCTGCGCGAGGTCGATCGCGGCAGCCGCGCGGCGATGCGCGAAAGCGCGAGAGGTTGA
- a CDS encoding carbohydrate kinase family protein: protein MLITSGDALIDFVPTRNADGRDAVMPAVGGSCLNVAIGMARLGAPTGFVGGISTDLFGRMIADHAAASKVDLSLATRGDHQTTLAFVRIVAGESHYAFYDAETATREWTYRRGTIPLGGIEALHVGSTTLVNDRGAAETTALVADARASSTISFDPNCRPILVKDKPAYLARMAAFAATADLIKMSDVDFSYLFGDEPYQQRATMLLGQGASLVVITRGNDGAMAWHAGAGEIEVASPKVEVADTIGAGDSFQAALLFALHKQGRIARQVLKDISADELRRALSFAANCAGLTCTRPGADPPWSHEVTWSL, encoded by the coding sequence ATGCTGATAACGAGCGGCGATGCGCTGATCGATTTCGTGCCGACGCGAAACGCCGACGGCCGCGACGCAGTGATGCCTGCGGTCGGCGGTTCCTGCCTCAACGTCGCGATCGGCATGGCGCGGCTGGGCGCGCCGACCGGTTTTGTCGGCGGCATCTCGACCGATCTGTTCGGGCGCATGATCGCCGATCACGCCGCGGCTTCCAAGGTCGACCTCAGTCTCGCCACTCGCGGCGATCATCAGACCACGCTCGCCTTCGTCCGCATCGTTGCGGGCGAATCGCATTATGCTTTCTACGATGCCGAGACTGCGACGCGGGAATGGACCTATCGGCGCGGAACAATTCCGCTCGGCGGGATCGAGGCGCTGCATGTCGGCTCCACCACGCTGGTCAACGACCGGGGCGCGGCGGAGACGACGGCGCTGGTCGCGGATGCAAGGGCGTCGTCGACGATCTCCTTCGATCCGAACTGTCGCCCGATCCTCGTCAAGGACAAGCCGGCCTACCTCGCGCGCATGGCCGCGTTTGCCGCGACGGCCGATCTCATCAAGATGTCCGACGTCGATTTTTCCTATCTGTTCGGCGACGAGCCGTATCAGCAGCGGGCGACCATGCTGCTCGGGCAGGGCGCGAGCCTCGTCGTCATCACCCGCGGCAACGATGGCGCGATGGCCTGGCACGCGGGAGCAGGGGAGATCGAGGTCGCCTCGCCCAAGGTCGAGGTAGCCGACACGATCGGTGCCGGCGACAGCTTTCAGGCCGCACTGCTGTTCGCCCTGCACAAGCAGGGTCGCATCGCCCGGCAAGTCCTGAAGGACATCAGTGCCGACGAACTCCGCCGTGCGCTGTCCTTCGCCGCCAATTGCGCCGGCCTCACATGCACTCGTCCGGGCGCCGATCCGCCCTGGAGTCACGAGGTGACTTGGAGCTTGTAG
- a CDS encoding LysR family transcriptional regulator has product MDLRRLRYFVAVAEARSIGKAAERLRMAQPPLSVQIRKLEAEIGAPLFLRGTRGIDLTEAGQALLARASEALALAADGAEAARAVASGRRGRLSVGYMFVLANAMLPRLIPELRRAVPGVDLGFAELSASTREARVLDRSVTVALCMPAINHPEIQVARIGAQPFMLAMPIRSPLARLSSVPMARLQGRPLIALPHPDHGPASSAVVPLLRRHQVVMPIASRVETVHSAMSLVLAGEGLAILPACAQLGAPRGVVFRPLRDVTDSLDIAVCWRRDSQSPLIGTFLKCAEKAAARM; this is encoded by the coding sequence ATGGACCTTCGCCGGCTCCGCTATTTCGTCGCCGTCGCCGAGGCGCGCAGCATCGGCAAGGCTGCTGAGCGGCTCCGGATGGCGCAGCCGCCGCTTTCGGTCCAGATCCGTAAGCTCGAAGCGGAAATCGGCGCGCCGCTCTTCCTCCGCGGAACTCGCGGCATCGATCTGACGGAGGCGGGTCAGGCGTTGTTGGCGCGCGCGAGCGAAGCGCTCGCCCTTGCAGCCGACGGCGCCGAAGCCGCGCGCGCGGTTGCTTCGGGGCGGCGAGGACGGCTGTCGGTGGGTTACATGTTCGTGCTGGCGAATGCGATGCTGCCACGGCTCATCCCCGAGCTGCGCCGCGCGGTCCCCGGCGTCGACCTCGGCTTCGCCGAGCTCAGCGCCTCGACGCGCGAGGCTCGCGTGCTCGACCGCAGCGTCACGGTCGCGCTGTGCATGCCGGCAATCAACCATCCCGAGATCCAGGTGGCCCGGATCGGTGCGCAGCCTTTCATGCTGGCGATGCCGATCCGCTCCCCGCTTGCGCGGCTGAGCTCCGTGCCGATGGCCCGGCTGCAGGGGCGTCCGCTGATCGCCCTGCCGCATCCGGACCATGGGCCCGCCTCCTCCGCCGTCGTCCCCTTGTTGCGTCGGCACCAGGTCGTGATGCCGATCGCCAGCCGGGTGGAGACAGTGCATTCGGCGATGAGCCTGGTTCTGGCCGGCGAAGGTCTCGCCATCTTGCCGGCCTGCGCGCAGCTCGGCGCGCCGCGCGGCGTCGTGTTCAGGCCTCTGCGGGACGTCACCGACTCTCTCGATATCGCCGTCTGCTGGCGGCGGGACTCGCAGAGCCCCCTGATCGGGACCTTCCTCAAATGCGCCGAGAAGGCCGCTGCGCGGATGTGA